The region TACGGTGCGCTTTTCGCCTTCTTTGGTTTCGTACGAACGCGACTTCAGGCGGCCCTGGCAAACTACGCGGGTTCCCTTGGTGAGGGACTCGGCGACGTTTTCAGCAGCTTCACGCCAGACAGACGCGCGGAGGAACAGCGTTTCGCCGTCCTTCCACTCGTTGGACTGACGGTCGAAGGTCCGCGGGGTCGAGGCAATGGTGAAGTTCGCCACTGCCGAACCGGACGGAGTGAACCGCAGTTCCGGGTCGTTGGTTAGGTTACCGACGACGGTGATTGTTGTCTCGCCTGCCATGAAAGCCTCCTGATATCAGTACGGGTTGCCGAAATTATTCTGCGGAAACCTTTGCAGCGTCCTTAGCGGCCTTCTTGGCATCCTTCTTCGAGATCTTCTGCTCTTCCGGGCGGATGATCTTGGTGCGCATGATGGTCTCATTGAGGCTCAGCTGGCGATCAAGCTCGGCTGCTGCTGCAGGCGTACCGGTGAAGTTAACCACCGCGTAGATGCCTTCAGTCTTTTTCTGGATTTCGTAGGCCAGTCGACGACGGCCCCAGATGTCTACCTTGTCGATGGTTCCACCATCGTTGCGGACAACATTGAGGAACTTGTCGAGCGAAGGCTCGACGGTACGCTCTTCGACCTCGGGGTCGATGATTACCATCAGTTCATAAGCACGCATTTGTGAACCCACCTCCTTTGGGCTATACGGTCACGGCATTTCCGTAACAGGAGGTTCTTTTGCGTTGTCTCCCCTCGGCATGCAGCTGATCCGCAGCGGGGGGAATCTGCCGGCCGAAGCCGACAGCACAGACTTTCTTATCCTATCCGATTTCCCGGGACGGGATTGACACGCCGGGATCCGCCGACCCTTCCGTCCGGGTCAGGCCGCCCCCGCCGCGAAGAACAACTGTGCCACTGCGGCCAGGCGCCGGGGGTCCTGCACGCCTGCCATTTCCCGGGCCGAGTGCATGGAGAGTACGGGAATCCCGACATCCACGGTCCGGATGCCGAGCCGGGTTGCGGTCAGGGGTCCAATGGTGGAGCCGCAGGGGACGGAGTTGTGGGAAACGAATTCCTGGTACGGCACCTCGGCGGCCGCACAGAGGCTCGCCCAGCGGGCCATGCCGGGGGCGTCGGTGGTGTAACGCTGGTTGGCGTTGATCTTCAGCAGCGGCCCGCCGTTGAGCACCGGGTGGTTGGCGGGATCATGCCGCTCCGCGTAGTTGGGGTGGACGGCGTGGCCGACATCCGCGGAAATACAGAAGGAGGCGGCCATCGCGCGGGCACGGTCCGCCGTCGTCGCGCCGAGTCCGTCACCGATCCGCAGCAGTACATCTTCGAGGAACGGGCCGGCAGCGCCGGACCGGCTGCCGCTGCCCACCTCTTCATGGTCGAACGCCGCGAGGACGGCAACCGGTGCGGTGGGCGCGACGTCGGCCGCGATAAGTGCGACGACGCCGGCGTGGACAGAGGAAAGGTTGTCCAGCCGCCCGGAGGCGAAGAACTCCCCCTCGGCGCCGAAAACCTGCGGTGCCTGGGTGTCGGCGGCAACGATGTCGTAGCCGCCGATCTCCTCCGGGGCCAGGCCGGCCTTGGCCGCCAGCAGAGCCACGAGGTCGGAAGTGGACGGGTCCCCCAGTCCCCAGACCGGGTTCATGTGCTGTTGTTTATCCAGCTTCAAGCCCTCATTCACGGCCCGGTCCAGGTGGATGGCCAGCTGCGGAAAGCGCATCAGCGGGCCGGTCTCCACGAGCCGCTCCTCGCCGGCCAGGGTGACCATCCGTCCGGCAAGCTGCAGCTCCCGGTCCAGCCAGGAGTTCAGCAGCGGGCCGCCGTAGACTTCGACGCCGGCCTGCAGCCAGCCGAGCCGTCCGGTGGTGGGCCGGGGCTTGAGCTTGAAGGACGGGGAATCGGTGTGGGTACCGAAGATCGAGAACCCGGTGGCGGGGCCGGCGGCCTCAGGCGTGACCCAGGCGATGAATGCGCCGTCGCGCACCACAAAGAATTTTCCGGACGAGCGCGGGAAATCCCCGGTCTCGAGTACTTCCGTGAACCCTGCCTCCGCCAGGCGGCGCGCGCCTTCACGCGCCGCGTGGAAGCTGGAGGGTGAGGCGCTGACAAACGCGCCGAGGTCATTTATGTGGGCCAATGCGTCAGACATGCTCCGATTCAACCAGAGCCCGCCGCCCCGGCGTAACCAT is a window of Arthrobacter sp. zg-Y1171 DNA encoding:
- a CDS encoding single-stranded DNA-binding protein, whose protein sequence is MAGETTITVVGNLTNDPELRFTPSGSAVANFTIASTPRTFDRQSNEWKDGETLFLRASVWREAAENVAESLTKGTRVVCQGRLKSRSYETKEGEKRTVMELEVDEIGPSLRYASAKVTRTQRSGGGGGGFGGNNGGGGGGGFGGNSNSGWGGGQQQPAQSAPADDPWGAPAGGNSGGWGSGPDSNDPPF
- the rpsF gene encoding 30S ribosomal protein S6, encoding MRAYELMVIIDPEVEERTVEPSLDKFLNVVRNDGGTIDKVDIWGRRRLAYEIQKKTEGIYAVVNFTGTPAAAAELDRQLSLNETIMRTKIIRPEEQKISKKDAKKAAKDAAKVSAE
- a CDS encoding M18 family aminopeptidase, which codes for MSDALAHINDLGAFVSASPSSFHAAREGARRLAEAGFTEVLETGDFPRSSGKFFVVRDGAFIAWVTPEAAGPATGFSIFGTHTDSPSFKLKPRPTTGRLGWLQAGVEVYGGPLLNSWLDRELQLAGRMVTLAGEERLVETGPLMRFPQLAIHLDRAVNEGLKLDKQQHMNPVWGLGDPSTSDLVALLAAKAGLAPEEIGGYDIVAADTQAPQVFGAEGEFFASGRLDNLSSVHAGVVALIAADVAPTAPVAVLAAFDHEEVGSGSRSGAAGPFLEDVLLRIGDGLGATTADRARAMAASFCISADVGHAVHPNYAERHDPANHPVLNGGPLLKINANQRYTTDAPGMARWASLCAAAEVPYQEFVSHNSVPCGSTIGPLTATRLGIRTVDVGIPVLSMHSAREMAGVQDPRRLAAVAQLFFAAGAA